In the genome of Variovorax sp. PAMC26660, the window CTACTACGGCGAAGGGTCGGTCGACCTGTGGCTGAGCGCCACGGCGGCCGACACCGACGTGCAGGTGAGCGTGTCGGAAGTGCGGCCTGATGGCATGGAGATGTTCGTGCAGCGCGGCTGGCTGCGTGCGTCGAAGCGAAAGTTGAACGACGCGAATTCGAGCGAGCTGCGGCCCTGGGGCGACTTCACCGAAGCCACGGTGAAGATGCTCACGCTGGACGAGCCGACGCCGATGCGGCTCGAAATGCAGAAGTTCGCGCACGTCTTTCGCGCAGGCTCCAGCCTTCGCGTGACGATCGACACGCCTTCGCAGACCGGCTACTGGGTCTTTCGCAACCGCACGGAAAAGTCGACCAACAAGGTCTGGCACGACAGGACGCGGCCTTCGAGCATCGTGCTGGGGCATGTGGCGTATCCGCATGCGAAAGACCTGCCGACCTGCGGCATCGTGCAGCAGCAGCCGTGCCGCAAGAACGAGATTGCGGTGCCGGCGGGCGTGGGTCCGAGGGCGCCGGTTTAGTCGGCGCGAAATCCGGCGCTGTCGTTCAGCGCTGGATGCCGATGTCGGTCGCCTTGCAGCGCCGGATGACTTCAGAAAAGTAAGGCTCGAACACCCGGTTGGCAACTTCCCACCGGCCGTGTTCTTCCAGGTACGCGGGAAGGAGCTGGTTCAGTTCGTCCCACACCTCCTTCTCGCGCACTGTGGCAAGCTGGCCGTTGCGGCAGACGACGTGGCCGGCCACCACCACGAGCTCGATCGAGCTGCCGTTCTCGCAATAGGCCAACTGCTTGACGATGTCGTTCTTCGGCCGGAAGTTGTCGTTGTCCAGATCGAGCATCACGAGGTCGGCGGCCTTGCCGACTTCGAGCGAACCGGTCACGTCGTCGAGCATCGCGGTGCGGGCGCCGTCCAGCGTGGCCATGCGCAGCGTCTCGATGGCGCTCAGCCATTGCGCGGGCGGCGTGCCGCCCGTGTTGTGCATCAGCGCAGCGAAGCGGATCAGGTCGAACACGCGTGCGCTGTCGTTGGACGAGAGGCCATCGGTGCCCAGCCCGATCGCCACGCCGGCGTCCAGCAGCTTGCGGATGGGCGCAAGGCCCGAGCCCAGCTTGAGGTTGCTCAGCGGGTTGTGCACCACCGAGCAGCCGGCCCGGCCCATCTGCGCGATGTCGTCGTCGGTGATCCAGATGGCGTGGGCCAGCGTGGTGTGCCGGTCCAGCACGCCGATGTCGTGCATGTGGGCCAGCAGCGTCTTGCCGTAGAACATCTGGCCGGCCACGGCCTGCACTCTGGTTTCGAGCAGGTGGGTGTGCAAGGGCACGCCGTGCTGCACGGCCAGCGCGTGGCAGGCCTGCAGCATGTCGGTGGTGCAGCGCTGCGGCGCCGACGGCGTGATGGCAAAGCGCAGGCGGCCATCCGCCTGCCCGTGGAATCGACGGAAGGCTTCCTGGCAATAGGCCGTGTAGTCGGCCGCCGTGGTGGGCGCGCCGAAGTTGAGTTGGTTGCGCAGGTGTTCTGGAAACACCTCGCGGCCGAAGGGCGTGGAGTCGAGCACCGGCGTGTTGAGCACGGCACTGGACACGTTCACGCGAATGCCGGCGTCGCGATAGGCCTGGAAGACAATGCCCAGGCGCTTGGTGCTGTGCGCCATCGGGTCGAAGAAGTCGTCGCACAGCGTGGTCACGCCGTTCTTCAGCGACTGCATCGCCAGCAGCAGCGTGCGCAGGTAGAGCAGGCGGTCGGGGATAGGGGCGCCCGAGATGTACGTGTAGGCGTACAGCAGCCATGC includes:
- a CDS encoding amidohydrolase family protein, with product MTTSSKSILIQGAEVLAMARPHGERPVQADVLLQGGKIAAIGNNLPIPESCEVIAAHGKLLMPGLVNAHTHSSETFFKGRYEQMPLEAWLLYAYTYISGAPIPDRLLYLRTLLLAMQSLKNGVTTLCDDFFDPMAHSTKRLGIVFQAYRDAGIRVNVSSAVLNTPVLDSTPFGREVFPEHLRNQLNFGAPTTAADYTAYCQEAFRRFHGQADGRLRFAITPSAPQRCTTDMLQACHALAVQHGVPLHTHLLETRVQAVAGQMFYGKTLLAHMHDIGVLDRHTTLAHAIWITDDDIAQMGRAGCSVVHNPLSNLKLGSGLAPIRKLLDAGVAIGLGTDGLSSNDSARVFDLIRFAALMHNTGGTPPAQWLSAIETLRMATLDGARTAMLDDVTGSLEVGKAADLVMLDLDNDNFRPKNDIVKQLAYCENGSSIELVVVAGHVVCRNGQLATVREKEVWDELNQLLPAYLEEHGRWEVANRVFEPYFSEVIRRCKATDIGIQR